From the genome of Arvicola amphibius chromosome 9, mArvAmp1.2, whole genome shotgun sequence:
GGTGGGCTGGTCTCGGTAGGAGGTGTCTGGAGGCAGCAGTCTCAGGCATCCTGCAGGAGCAAGCTGTAGCTGCTAACTTTTGCATACACTGTGAGCATTGTCATCACTTGGCCTAGAGGAAGGCTTTTCCGTGTGTCTGAGCCTAGGGGTGTGTTGGGGAGCCTCTTCCCACTCTGAGCATTGGTCCTTGACATGGCCTTGCTTGTGTCAACAATACACATTCCCTCAAGACTTCACCCACTTGACACTTTGATGCAATGCTTCCTTGGCTCTcagaacttcattttattttgtgtgtgtgtgtatttacatgtgcACTAGAGGGGACATACCATGTataaaggccagaggtcaactttgggtgCTGTTTCTGAGGAACCGACCACTTTGGCACCTGCTAAACTTGCTGATCAGCAGGCCCCTGGggtgtgcctgtctctgccttcccgaTGTGACTATTGCCAGCGCACATCATCACTCCTGgctttttacgtgggttctggggacccacTTATACATACGTATATTTACACGGCAAGCACTTTATAGATGGAGCTATAAATGAGATCTTTTTTCCCACTAATTTTTGCCCACGGTTTTCTCACCAAAGTAACTACATTGCATATGGCCCTTATTCCTGGTAGAACTTAAATATTATGTTAAGTTTACTACCAGCCTTcgctattataaatgactatggCTTTTAATTTCAGGCTACTCCAAAAGCTTGATTTTCCTTCGATgaaattttccctttatttcttggCTTACGAGGATAAGAATGACATCCCTAAAGACAAAAGTGAGAGAACAGCTTGGACGTTTTCCAGAAAAGCCACGCTTGAGTTGACACAGTGCGTATAAGTCTTTGTCTCTTTATAGATCCTAATTTTTCGTAAGgtatttttaaagaatctcttTTTGCGTGGTTTCCAGTCTAAGTCAAGTTATACATATGTAAATTTCATGTGCCTTCATGTTTTGCTTGCACGTATGTCTGTTAAAGTGTTGGATCCCCAGAAAGTTACAGTAAGttatgagctgccgtgtgggttctgggaattgaaccccggtcctctggaagagcagccagtgcttccggccactgagccatgtctccagccccctaaatcaatttaatatttttattatttttaaatatatatatatatatatatatattttttttttttttttttttttgagacagtgtttctctgcagctttagagcctgtcctggagctagctcttgtagaccaggctggtcttgaactcacagagatccgcctgcctctgcctcccgagtgctgggattaaaggcgtgagccaccaccgcccggctatttttaaatatttgggtCTTCGTGTTATTCTTATGGTTTCTTTAGGACAgagagaacatttttcttttagagacTATAAGACCCTGAATTGGCAAGATATTTGCCAAACTAtagattattaattttataacttACAGATTCTCCTAAAATCTTCTGATAGTCatatttttgtccttttattgTGCTGTTTTTGATCCAGAAATGTTATAGAATATAGTCCTTTTAAATAACCAGCATAtcattttgtaataattttttgtttgtttgttttgttttttttcttttgtttttttttgaggcggggttctctgtgtagctttggaggctgtcctgaaacttgctctgtagaccagactggccacaaactcacagagctctgcctgcctcttcctctcgagtgctgaaattaaaagcaggtgccaccattgcccagccccAACATTCAAATTTTAAGTGCTTTTATAACCTCACCATTTAAAAGTACAGAATTAAAGGACTCcccatttctttctgtgttagTATGTATCCTTTGATTCAGAAACACTTAACTTCCTTAAGTGGCCAACTGTCTCATCTCCAGAATGGAAATGCTCAAATCTGGTCCATGGAGCTGTTTGATGCTTGATGACACATCTGGAACTTAGTGCAGAAAATGATAGTTGCTGCAGCTTTTATTCTTGCTCTTATCTGGGTGCCTGGTTCGACCATCTTCTAAACCTGCTTAGAATCTTCTTTGCCAGCTTGTCCTTCCTGCAggtgaaaaaaatcagtatttgcAGTAAAGTAGCATGCATACAGAGTAAGCCTTCGGAGAGATCCCTTTTCATAGGCTATTCTAAGGTCAGAACTGCAAGTTACTATCTTATGCAAGcctcctctagaagaacagaaccaATAGAATGTAGATATAAAAGGAAATTTATTAAATTGGTTTACATGGTAGGGGTTGGGTAGTCCCAACAATGGCTCTCTGAAcactagagaagcagagaacCCTGTAGCTGCTCCATCCACAAAGCTGGATGCCTCAGCAGTCCTACACTGGCATGGAAGGCCTTGGAGATCCCTGGAAGGCCAACAAGCTGGAGTCAGTCTGTTATCAGCTGAGagtaacagcaacagcaacagatgCAGGACAGCTGGAAGGTGTTAGCCCTGTTGGctgtgggtcttttttttttttttttggaaatttacTCGAGGATACACCCTGAGGTGTGTCTTCAGGTTGGTGCTAAGTCCCTCAGGTTGACACTTACAGCCTGCTAACACAGTCCTTTCCTCTGCAGCAACTGGGGCACCGAAGACGATGAGACCCAGAGTTACCACAACGGCAACTCAGACCCTCGGGGATTTGGTATGTTTGCTCCATTGTAtggtgtctctgggttttcatgaTTTTATGAGGTATACATATTTATGCTACAGTAAACTTAAGACACAAATGAcctaattttcaaatataattaatttattagggatatgattatttttatttgctgcaGATCTTATTCAGCAGCTATCTAATTTCAGTATTGGTCCAAACATTGTCACAGTATTATGTTTCCAGTAAGCTTTATTGTAGGGCTAGGAATAGAGTCCACAGCCTTACACACGCCAGGCGAGCGTTCTAAgctgccctccctctccttctaggAGAgtgttcaattaaaaacaatgatgaaCATGGTTAATAATAATCCCATTTTCTAGCAGTGTCTTGTCAAGGGCTGAAGAGCTGGTTCagtgttaagaacacttgctgttcttgtagaggacctggccttgattcccagctcctacgttgtggtttacaaccatctataattccagttccaggggatctgatgccctcttctgacctctgtgggtatccGGAGCACACGTAGtgcatatacaataaaataaatctaaaaatatgtgTCTTGTCATGATGGCAGAATTGAAGCTTGAGTTGGGAAATGTAGTGAATGTCTACAGTTAATCTATTAAACAGGAGTAAATGATAACCTTTCGGGTATAGATTATCCAAACAGATTGAAGTATGCATTAGTCAGTATTGGTTTATTTCAAATAACAATTCACAACAACTATTTGACTATAACTAGCCAGTCAGACAGCTACTGGCCCTCTAGTATATAGATTTTGAACCTATTTAGCTCTGTTTCCAAAGGCCTTGTGTTTTGGAGTAAGTTTTGGAAACCATTTGCAGCACGTGGGTGCACTCTTACAATCATTTcttctgtgctttgtttttggGGGAATGGTATCACCAAAGGTCACATTGGGATTGCTGTTCCTGATGTCTACAGTGCCTGTAAAAGGTTTGAAGAACTTGGGGTCAAGTTTGTGAAGAAACCTGATGATGGTGAGTCAACCCACCCTCACCATAGCTGTGATTGGCCAGCCTGCCCCTCACTAAGTGCACTGTAATTGGTCTGCTCTGCACCACAACTGTGATTGGTTAATATGTCTGAGGGCTCTTGGAGCCATGCTGATTGGATGCAAGTAACAGGAAGCTCTTTTCAGTAGTCCTAGGAGCAAAGGAGTGCGAAGAGAATACCTGGCTCTCTTAAGAGACCAGAAAGAACTGGTGGCTTCACCAGGACACAGGACCTGGAGAGCCATGGGACCTTGCCTTCCCTTCCCTAGCCCTGCTATTTTCTCTCATTGGCTTCCAGCTTTCAGGATTTTAGGGTGTAGGTAGTTGCTCCTAAATAAATTctctgaagtttattttgttgtcAGTATAACTTTGTCAGTTTACTTTAGTGAATAACtgatatttttcattcttttatacaaTTGTATATACTATGCTTTGGGTATATGTCTTGAAATAGCATATAACTGAATTCTGTTGGATTTATGTgtaacattattattattcttagatCTATTCTTaccttcttaattttttaaaatttctttttaactttgaaaatagGTTCTTGCCGTGTAGCCAGGCTGCCCAGGAACTTAGGATTCTCTTTTTTCATCCTCCTAGTTACTGACATTATAGTGTGTCACCACAGTTTGAGACATTTCACGAGCTTAAGCAGTCAGTAGTTCATTGGTAGAGCCCTCACCCTAGCATGCACTGGGTCATAGGTTCTGCCCAGCACCAAAAACCAACcatccaaacaaaccaaaaaaaaaagaaagaaaaaaaaaaaagcccaaaaccaaccaaccaaacacataacaaaaacccagagaaaaataaacaagacagtTTAGTAAAATTGTTTGAAGGAAAACATGTACTATGGGATTCCCTCAGTAAGTGAATGGCCTTTCTTTCCCTCTACTCAAATCAGCTGCTGTCACCTAGACTGGgttagtgatttttctttttttcccttccttccttccttccttccttccttccttccttccttccttccttccttccttccttccttccttccttccttccttccttccttccttccttttcttttggccttcacatttttttcaaaaataacgTAGTACAGTGTTCGGAACATCttccctctatttctctcttgAAGCATCTTTCGGATTTCCCTGTCTTAGCAGGACTATGTTCTGAGGTTTTGTGAGGCTAGGCCTCTGAGACACATGCATGGGAACCAGGTACATATGGGTGAGTTCTGGTGGGAATCCTCGGCTCGTTTTCCTTCACCCCTGAAAACACTCCTGTACTGTCATTGTGCATACAGTGTCCTTGAGAATGCTGTCACTATctcctctttattattttataattttattttattttattttatttatttctgagagcTTTCTGGTTTACCACCTACTTTTCCCTCACATGTGtctattcttatttttccatcttttttccctttgtatgtgtctgtatgtggagtgtgtgcctgtgtgtaggcCTCAGTTGACAGTGAGCATCTTCCTTGAatactctccactttatttaatAAGGCAGGGTGAGTTTCCTGGAGAGCCCAGCTCCAGCCCtcacactggggttacaggtagccACCAGGCTTGCCCACCTGCTGCCTTCTCAGgggggttctgggaatccagacTTCAGGCCTCATGATTGTACAGCAAATGCTTTAGCCATTTCCTGTCAGTCCCGCTCTCTGCTGGAGGCTTTGTTTCTGGCCTCATTTCTTAGCTCCCTAACATTTTCTTAGTCGTAGTTCACATTGGCAATACTTGATAGTGCTCTCACACGCCTTAATAACCCTTTGTCCACTCATTGTTCTAATAGTTCATGTTGAATTCGAATCTATAAGCCATATAATTATGTTCCTAGATTATGTTAGTTTGGCTTCTGAGCTGTTTTTCCCAACAACTGTAAGCTGTTGTAATCCACCAGGCCACATGACTGGCAGAAGAGAATTGTCCCTAGAGATCTAGTGATCTCAGGAAGACAGGCTGATGAGTCCTGGGCTGAGTTTCCTGGGTACTGAAAATGACAGCTCTTGTGCTTAGAGGCTTCCCCACTCAGGGCAAAGCAGTGTTAGTAGGAGACACACCTGAGGTTGTCGTGCTTGGCCCTGGATGTGTGGGGACATAAGGAAGGCCAGCTGGTTCAGTCTTAGCGTCCTCGTTAGACAAACTGTGTTCCCCTTCACTCTTGAGGACATCTGGCAATCAGCAGCTGAGCccctcccaagtgccagggtgGGTGTTGCTTgccttggggaggcagaagcaaacacCCTGTTTATTCTCCCACAGCCATAAATTCAGAACTTGTGTTCTGACTCCAAACTACTTTCTGTATGGATCAGGGAATGGTCACCTGCATCCTCACCCATTCCTCCTCAGCCACAGCCCTGGAGATTGCTTAGCTGTGTTTTACCCTTTCTCCTTCACCCTGATTTGTATTCCGTGACCTTGGGGTCAGGAGGCAGACGCGAGAGTCAGATGAGTTCAGCATCTTAGTTCCCACATAAATTAATTTCTCAGGCCACATTTATACATCTGAGTAAACAGCTCCATCTGGTTACAAACCCCGGGAGTCACAGTGTGATTGACAGGGCTTGGGTTGCCTAGTGTATTGTTTAATAGGGTTTACGCGACCCAAGCCTCTGGTGTCTTGGTTGTGTGAAGAGGCCACATTATCTGTTCCCTTGAGCATACCtctatcttcttttccttcttaaataATTTCTGTGATTGGTGGTATGGTAGCCTCAAGGTGAGGCAAGGACCTGATACTTAGCAGGACTGTTTTCAGCTCCTTCTGGAAGGTCATTCTAGCATTAGGATAACCGTGGTACCATTACAACACAAGCTTTCTAGAATGAAAGCTATCAACAGTGTGTCTCATTCAAATGCAGATTAAAATTGTAATGAAaatgtgtttgatttttaatgtTCCTTTCTAGTAATGAGAAGTTTTCATTATACAGGTAAAATGAAAGGTCTGGCATTCATTCAAGATCCTGACGGCTACTGGATTGAAATTCTGAATCCTAACAAAATAGCAGAGATTGTTTAGTTCTCTGTTGGAGACGGTGGGGACAAGAAGCAGCGTAAGAGAAGATGCTGAGGCCCCAGAAGCATCTAGAAC
Proteins encoded in this window:
- the Glo1 gene encoding lactoylglutathione lyase, which encodes MVEPQPASSGLTDEAALGCCSDPDPSTKDFLMQQTMLRIKDPKKSLDFYTRILGLTLLQKLDFPSMKFSLYFLAYEDKNDIPKDKSERTAWTFSRKATLELTHNWGTEDDETQSYHNGNSDPRGFGHIGIAVPDVYSACKRFEELGVKFVKKPDDGKMKGLAFIQDPDGYWIEILNPNKIAEIV